The following DNA comes from Pongo pygmaeus isolate AG05252 chromosome 9, NHGRI_mPonPyg2-v2.0_pri, whole genome shotgun sequence.
TCCAGGTTCCGTCTCTTGCCCTCACCTCTGTAGACGCCCACACTTGATGGTGCTCAGCAGTGTCTCTTGTTCCTTGGGGGTGGCACAAGCATCATAAGCGGCCAGGAGGCTGGGGGGCAGAGGTTTGAGTTTCTGAGGCTGACAGTGGCCCACTCTGGGCCAGCACCATGAGGGGCCAGGCAGAGGGGTCAGCATGGGATGGAAGAGTTGAGACACTGCCCCACTTCCTGAGCCTGGTACTCAAGGCCCCAGGCCAGCCTGGCTGTCCTCCCTCCCTGTGGGAACTCTGGGGCAAAACCATCACCCTCACTCCCCTTAATGGCCCAACccccttctccaggaagcctctgCTCCACCAGGTGGgatgtctccctccctcctgtgGCCTCCACTGCCTGGGACACTGTGTGGGCCTGCTGGCTTCCTCCCCACCTGACCTCCACGAGCACCCGGGGATCTGTCTATCTCTGGTCTGCAGAGCCCACACAAGGCCAGGCCCCCTCCACGAAGCATGGATTAAGGTGAATTCCATGCACGGAGGGCAGGGGCTGAGGACACCTAAGGGCCCTTTAGGGTCTACCTGGCGGGGGTGCTGTATCGATCCACCAGGGCTGCTGCCTTCTCCCCACTCACTCCGCGCACCTGCATCAGCTGCCGGGCAAACACTTCTCGCACCGACTGGGCCTGGGTTCGGGGAAGGGCTGGATCAGTGGGGGTCTGGGCCAGGCCACGTCTcagaagctgggcagagacagTACCTTATTCTTGATGGCTCCTGCGTTGAAGTCACTGAAGGTGAGGAGTGAGCAGAGAGGGTTTGGAGAGGGCATGGCCCCTGATTCAGGGTTCCCAGGGGTTCCCCAGGGGCGGCTGCGTAGGGTGTGGCCCTGAAGGAAGAAGGGACTGAGGCCAGGCTGGAGCTCGAAGGGACAACTCCAGCCAGCCCCTGCCCAGTCCTCAGCCTTGGGGGGCCAGCCTGAGAAATGGGGATCTCACCCACCTTGCTTCTTTTGGGGATGCACAGGGCCCAGGCAAGGTGAATTCCTTGTGGGCTCTGCCCCGACACTGGGAAAGGGGCCTCTGCTCACCTGGTAGAGTCTCTGCAGGCCCCGAGTCAAGAGGGCCAGGTAGGCGGCTGACTCCTTAATGTCTGCTGTGCGCTTCACAAAAAAGCCATCAATGACCTGGGGAAGAGGACCCAAGAGAGGGAAGGTGGCTCCTGGCCCAGACCATGAACCATGGACCACAGGGGCCCCTGCCTGCCTacctggccctgccctcccaGCTCACCTGAGTGTTGGTGACAGCCTGCAGCAGTGTGctctcaggaaggctgaggttcTGGACCGAGCCATGCTCTTCCACCAGGTATACCCGGCGCTCCAGACCACAGCGCTTCAGCCGGAACTAGGGAAGTGTACAGAGTGGATAGGGAGGGTCAGGCTGGATGACCACATGCCTGGGCATCCATGATGTCACACTCAAAATGGTGCTGTGACCCTGTTCCCACCAGTTAGCCTCTGCATCCTCCCTAGCCTCTCCACCTGCCTCAGAGGGGTCTCCGCAGCTTTGCTCATGCTGACACTCTTGTCTAGAAAGCCTTTCCTCCATCTCTCAACACTGCCCATCCTTCAAGCCTCCCCTGGGCCAGTACATGGCCTCTGTGACTAGGGGTCCACCCAGCAGCAAGTACCAAGGTACAGCCTCTGTATTTCCACTCCTGGAGGTTTATGCCTTGTTTATCCAAGACTGCAGGGGCTGGGTACCCAAGAGGTCTTTAAAATGCTCCTGAGCTCAGCCCAAGCATGCAGGTACCTGGCTTCCTACTGTGCACCTGGATGGGCCTGTGGGGGTCTGATCCTGGAGCAGCCACAGGGTGGGTGTGGCTGGATTCCAAAGGGCTCTGCCTCAAGGAGGCTGCCAGAAGTGCCCCTGGATTGCTCTGGGCTGAAAAGGGGGCTTCAGAGCAGGCGGGGAAGCCTGGCAAAGCCAGGAAAATTACCTTCTGCTCCCGGAAGCGGCCGTCAATGATGCTGCTGCAAAGGTCATCCAGCCGCTTGCGCTCCACAATGTGATCCAGTACCAACTCTCCAGGGCTTGCTGCCGACAAGCCAGCCGTTAGCTTGCGATCCCCTACCCACCAGGCCCTGCCCCTGGCGCCAGCCTGTCCATGGCCCTTCACCTGGGTCTCTAGGATTGGTCTCCTGTGCCACCCACACAAAATCCCCAACGTGCAGCTTGCGCACCGTGTGGGTCACGTGCAGCCGCTGTAGCTCTCGGAGCAGCTCCGGCCTGTGCCCGCCCCTGGAGTGGCAAGGAGGGAAGCCTAGATCAGGGCAGGGCAGTGCCTACCCCCTAGCCTCCTCCGATCATCTCCCTCATTTCTCCCCACCTCACTCACCCCCGGGTCTCGCCAATGTCCACACACAACAGCACCCTATACTCTCCAGGCCTCAGCTCCAGTGGCGGCTGCTGGACCCCTGCTTCACTGGCACTAAGTGGGGGGTGTTGGTATGTGAGGCCAGAACCCCTTGTGCCAGGGCAGTTGCCCCacacccaccacccacccacaGTAGGGAGGCAGCCACAGCTCAGCTGCAGGTGATGGGTTCGGGTGGGGTTTTGGCCTCATttcccatcccctcctccctgTTTTCCCCCCTCCTCCGCCCTCCTCCTCACAGCTCTGCTGAAGCTGCTCCTGGCACTGCTGTCTCCTCCCCAGGGGGCTCCTTGGGCCCGATGCCCACATTCAGCAAGCTCAGGCCTTCTGACTCGGCCAACTTCTGGGCCAGCTCCAGGCCCTCTGGGGTCAATGaatacctgggaggcagaggggacaAACACAGCTCTCCCTTCTTCACTCATTCCTGGCAGGCTTTCCTGCCTGCCCCCTGCTGGGCTGGCCTCACCACCCCCTTGGCACCCTACACAAATGACCCCAATGGCTCCTGCTCCTCCTGGTCTTCTTGGCTCTCAGAGCAGTTCCTTGGGCCTGCTCAGCGCCACTCTCAGGTCTGCAAGAAGCGTGTCTCAGACAATTTCATTCCTCCTGTCTTCACTaatgctgtttcctcctcctcggAATACTTATCCTGCATCTCTACCCGCCAAATCCTAAAACATGTCAAATGCTATCTTCTCTCGAAAAGGCTTTCTCCTCCTCCAATAACCACTGCACCCTCCTGCCCCCGCTGCTGCGGTTTCACACCCTCCAGGTACTCCAACAGTGGGGGCTCCTGAGGAAAGGCCCACGCCCCCCAACCTTCAACAGCATCAGCTCTGGGAGTTACTGGGTAACTCTAAGGCCCTACTAAGAAGGTCACGCATGCTCTCCTGTATCTCCTGCAGTTGGCCCCACCTGGCTGGCTGGTGTGTCCTGAGGACCAGGTTCCTGTGGAGGAGGGAGCGGAGGGCTGGCCAGGGTCGAGCACTCCCAGGGGCTACCTGTGGATCAGAAAAGAGATCCTCAGAGAGCATCTGGTACCACCACAAGTCCATATTCCCTATGTCCCCAGCCACAGGCCACACATGGGCCCATTGCAAGAAAAGGCAGTCTTTGGTGGGCCCCAGAGCCACTTGGGCCTGTCCTCCCTGATCCCTGTGCTCACCCTGGGGGCCTTCTGAGCACACCTCTGCAGCAACTCCTCCTTGGTTAAGAAGTGGTGGCCATTAGGATTCTGAAACAAAGGTAGAAAAGACAGGGTAGGCTCAGTGCCAGGGCCCCTCCTCATCCTGCTCAGGTGGCTGGGATAATCTTTGCCTGCCCTGCCCGGGCCAGGCCCCTCTGGGAACCTCCTACCCCATTGCCATGGTTCCGCCTCCCGGTGTAGCCCAGTACTCACCACGTGCTCCCGGTAGAGCACCAGCAGTATCACTCGGGCTCCTGAGTGCCGAGCTGGCCAGTAGCTGCCAGAACCTCCCGCTTTGGGCTGGGCGGGAACCTGAAAGGTACAGAGGAGTTCTGAACGTGAAAGCCAACCAGTCATCTTTAAATAAGTCCCCAGCAGGCTTTGTGGCCCTGGGTAAGTCACTCagttgtctctgtttccttctctgtaaaatgggccaggtgATGAGATGACCCGCTGCAAATCTGGGATAAGACAGCAGGCAGTTTTGGGGCAGTGGGTGGGGGTGtctgcccagcctggcctcagtTCTACCATGCGCTGCAGGACAGGTGTAATTAGACAGGAAAACTCAATAATGGTGACCCCGTAACTAACTGAGCTGGGCTCCTTAAGTAGCTTGATCATGGAATTCCCTCATTGGCTGTTACCAATATTCCTATTCACAGGTTAAAATACTAAGTCGAAAAAAGGATAAGTCATTTGCCCAAGGCCAGGCATCACTGGTGAGATTTGGACTCAGGCTTGCCAAATCCCCCAAGCCAGAAAATCATACTCCCGcactcccactttgccttccactcCCCTTGCCCCTTCCTCACTGGCATGGAAGAGTCCTGGACTTCCGCAGGTCGCCCCTGCGGGGCTGGACTGTTCTCTCCAGATGGTGAGTCCGGGGCATGGTCACCTGCGGGAACAGAAGAGAGTTAACTCCACACTCCACGCACGAATCCGGCAGCTGAGAGGATCTGGGATGCAACCTGCTTAGATGGTTAAGTGAGACCGGTGAGGGAGGCTCAGGGAGCGCCAGCCGCTAGCCCTAGGCAGAACGGCAACTTGGACAGGAGTGGGGAGCTTAAAGCCAAGGGCTCCCAGGTGAGTACGGAGGCTCCACCTGGGGGAGGTAGGGGATCACCGACCCCTTTCCCAGGCGCTCACCGCCCGATGTTCGGTGCCGCTGCAGCCGCTCGTCCAGCATCCGGCAGAGCCCGTCTCCGAAGTGCTGTAGGACCTTAGCTTCCTTCCCACTGCGCAGCGGCAGTGGGTACCGTCGGAGGGAACGCAGGGCCTGGCCGGGCAGGGGTAGGGTACCTGGTCAGGGCAGGCCTGACCTGGCCAGCAGCTTTTCCCATCGGGCCACACCAGGACCCACCTTCTGAAACACGAAGCGCGTGCGGCGCCCGCTGCGGGTCGCCTCGTCCCGCCACTCGGTCAGCCAGCGAACGAAGAGCGGGTTGGGACAGGCAGGCAGCGGGCGCTTCCGGCCCAGGCGAACCGGGGCCGCCATAAGCCCGAGGGCGGGTCCTCCGGCGCTCCACGCCCGCGGGACTGGGACGCCGCCAGTTCTAGAGTCGGGATTCGAACACCTGGCCCAGGGCGGGGCGGGGGAAGAAGGAGGCCGAGGGCAGGACCGTTGAGATCACGGGGCCCCAAACACACGGGGCACTAACGAGAGGAGAGCCTGCGGCCGCCCTCCCACCCCTGCGCTGCTCCAAGTGGTTGGTCAGGGGCGCTGTCTCTAACGATCTTTTCCCTTGGCCCCACGCCAGCCAGCCTTTGAGACGCGCCCATCCCCAGCCCCCGGAGCCTGGACCGGCTCCTTCCTGTCACCCCAGATTCGAGAGCGGGGTCTTTGTGTAGACGAGAGGAAGGCGGACAGCGCCCCCTGTGACGGGGAGGACTGGCTGGGCGGCGCTTAACGGACTAACCTGAACTTGGCTGCTCTAAGGTCTCTTAAGATTGTCAGCTTCAGCCTCAAGCTTGAAGGAGGCTGGAGATGGAGACTGGTCTTGAAGAGTCCAGGAGAGGCGAAGGCTACGAGACAAACGGGTGCAAACGTATTGGTGGGAGGGACACCTAGAAATGGGTGCCGGGGATGAGGACACAAAGGTAAGGCAGGAGGAGCTGCAGGACCCTTGGAAGAAATGGTGATCCTCATCCCCGGGATACAGGGCAAAGAGTGTGTCGTGGAGAGGAAGTCGGGGACGTGCCGAGAAGGCCCAAAATAGGACTCGGAAGGTCGGGGGTCAGAGGCCTAGAGGAAGGAGGACTGTAAGTAAGAGGTGCTTGGGCATCCTGGCAGTTGGGGAGGCCTGAGATGGGCACGTGGTTGGGTTTGGGGGCGGAGGAGCAGGCTGCGGGTTAAGAAGCCCAGACACAGGTAGAGGGGAGAACACTTCGTCGTTTTTGTGGCTAATCGGAAGTGGGAGACCCTCAGGGAGGTTGAAGATGGAAACCCTACAAAGGGCTTCAACCTGAGAAGCGTGAAGGACACGTATAGCTGAGTTGGACACAGGCGACCCGCCAGGGTTTGAAGCAGCACCCGGCCTCTAGCTGCTATGCCGGAAGTCGCGACACGCAGGTCTCCAGCCTGCGAGGAAGGGAAAGGTGGGCGCCAGAGCTCCAGGCCCGCCCCTCAGGACGATGCCTAGCCCACGGCGCAGTAGCCCCAGCCGGGCTAAATCGGACCAATGGGCTCTGACTCCCGCCTCCCGCCCGCCGCGGCCTTATAAGGAGCCTGAAGCCGGCTGTCGGGATGGCCCCGCCCCCTCGAGTCTCTTGTCCTAATAAGGACATCTAGGGCATCCCGCGGCTGGGGGCGGGCGGGAGCGCGTCTCCAGGGTAACTGCGaagccccctccctctccccgttGCTCTTGGAAACTCTAAGGCTCGGAAAAGGGGGCCCTAGCCTCCTATTCATGCAGGGTCGCTCGCGGGAGGCGGGGGTCAAGCTGCTGTCTCCACCTGGAGCGCCGGGAGTCCGGGCGGGGGCGGTGCTGTGGAATGTCCCCGACTACAACCCCCGGTATGCTCTGCAAGGTACCCCACTCCCAGGCATCGCTCTCCGTTTACACCCTTAATTCCGTTTATAGGATTAGGGCCCCCAGTTCCCTTTCTGGGTTTGCCTCTGACTTGTTTGCGACCCAGTCTTTTCCTGCATAGTGTGAGGCTGTGGTCATTGTTCTAGGACAACAAAATCATCCCGGAGTCCCCCgctcgtttcttttttttaaggcataTACTACCACAGAACTTGTCTCAGTTTTTCAGGTGTTAGAATAACCATGTACCTGGCTATCAACTCGAGAGCTGGGTTCAAGTCTGGTTTAATATCTGTTTCTTCTCATTGGCACGTAAAGGCATGTAAAGAAGCcttgaattgaatgcacaaaCCCTCGTCTTTACCCTTTAACGCCTCATGACTTTGCCAAACATCTTTAAACAAGAACAAAGCTCTCAGAGATTTCCTTGTACCTTTCCCCTGTGCCTTTTCCTCCTATTCTTATTTTACTGACGTTGCACATGGCCTTTTTTCAGAAGACGAGAGTGGCTTTAGACATGCGGAGTACTAGTCTTTATCCGACTGATGACGCCTTCATACTTGTGATTTTCTTTGCTTTAGGTCGGGATTCCAGGCTAATCAATAGTTGCTTCCATTCAGAAATGCAAAACCCTAACCTCACTCAAAAATTTCAGACCAAGGGATCCAGATAATACCAGATGGGTCTTAAGAAGGCCGTTTTGCTGCGGGATAAAGAGCCGCTTAGTCGGGGATCGTTTTCGGGTCATTTTACTGAGCGCCGCCTCGCCGGGCTCAGAGCGGTTCCTGGGAAATTGGACCAATGGGCTCGCGCTGCGCGCTGCGGTGCCGCCTGGGACCCGGGCCTACATTTCCCCGCATGCACTGCAGCTCGGGGCCGGCCAGCGGGAAGACTCCGTTACCCAGCGAGCGAGGCGGCGGCGCAAGGCCGGTGGACTCCATTTCCCGTCGGCTCGCGGTGGGAGCGCCGGAAGCCCGCCCCACCCCTCATTGTGCGGCTCCTACTAAACGGAaggggccgggagaggccgcgtTCAGTCGGGTCCCGGCAGCGGCTGCAGCGCTCTCGTCTTCTGCGGCTCTCGGTGCCCTCTTCTTTTCGTTTCCGGAAACATGGTGAGCCGCAGGCCACGGCGCCCGAGGGAGGCGGCTGCGGGTCGGTCGCCTGTGCGCGGGAGGCGACGGGGGAGCGACGTCCGCACCCCCTCCCCCAGCGCCCCGGGCGGGATGAGGGTCTCGCACGGAGGGGCGGGCGGTGCCGGAATGCGCGTGCGCGCCCGTGGGCGCCGGGGAGGGCAGGTCTGGACGTCGCTCGCGCGCCGCCtgggctcccctcccccacccgctGGTGCGCCCGCGCGGACACCGGCCGCGGGGGGAGGGGTCCGGGGCGCGCGCTGGGGCGCCCCTCGCGGAACGGCCGGCGTCGCGCGTTTCTTCTTAGGGGCGCGCTCTCGACTGGAGCACGCGGCGTCCAAACCCGGCCCGGGGGCGGCGAGGGAAAAGCGCGCGAGAGGTCTCGGCGCGCGCGCCCCACCCAAGGCTGTTCCTGTCTGCGCGTCACCCTCCCTCGGCAGCCGGATCCGTCTAGGGAGCAGGTGGCAGGGATGCCTGCGCCCGGGAGGGGCGGGCGCTGGCGCGGCGAGGGGTGATGCTGGGAAGACAGGGTCACCGTGGGGGCGTGGGTGCCTGCGATTAGGGCCTTGCACGGCAAGGCTTGGAAGGGGCATCGCAGAGACCGCGGCCCGTTCGGGAGCGCATCTAACGAGCTGCGTTCTCACCCGTGCATCGGGCGAGGGCTGGAACGGCGCTGTCTGTCGGTGCGTGCGCGCACGCTCAGGCCTGGCCGCCGGTGCCGAAGCCCTGGGCCAGCTAGGCCTTCCCGGATGGGCCTGAGGGTGGAGCCGAGTTTAGGGAAGTGACCCAGGCGGGCACCGCCCGGAAACCACCCCGCCCCCTGTATACGGCCCGAGGGCTGAGAAAACGGAAGGTTATGTAGCTTGCCCAGGCTCCTGCCTGCAGCAGATGGGTCTGATACACCCGTTGTTTTAGGGCGATTCCACAGGGTTAGGGACCTGGGACCTGGAGATGCTGCTGCCTCTCGGGTACGCGTTTCTGCATTGGGGAGGGGGCCGGGCCCAGCCGATCTCCTTTCCCCGCCCACTCCGGAAGCGGCCGAGTCACGTGGCCGGCTTCCTCTGCAGTTCCGGGGAGTTTGGGGGACCAGATTTACCTTGGATTGCCCCTCCCTCTCCTGGCTCGGGCACCCCGAAGCACGACGCAGAGTAGGAAGAGTTTAAAGACCTCGAGGCCTCTTGAGTTTGGCGTGTTAATTTTTATCAGCGACTTCTGGGGCCTAGCACCATTCCCGGAAGAAGGGAGTTGTCGGGCAGGGTCCTTATTGGGGGTTGCGATTCTTGTCTTGGTTGGGAAAGAGCCTAGCTGGGAACAGGGGTCGTTTGTGTAGTAACTGTATTAAGCAGTTCTGGTGGGTTTGTTGTAACTGTTCGGTGTCCTTGGGGTCCCATCTAGCATTGTGGGGTCTTGGCTCTTTCTGAAGAGGAGTCTTGGCTCAGGTGTTTGGGTTCTCCATATCTGAAGTTCTAAGTCACCAGTTTTATCCAAAGGCTGAGAGCAAGTACTGTGAGTAGCAAGTGAGTCAGTAGCTGGTGGATCTTTTAATTCTGGGTTCACATTTTGGTCAAGGCTGTGCTTTTCACGAGTTTTCCATTTCTATCCTGTAAAGTGAGGGAAGGGGTTGTTGAACTAGGTGATCAGAGGCCATGGCTGCCATTCTGAGGTTGTGTCCCATTTGGTTCTTTGACAGTGGCTTGGGTAGGAAAACTAGTGACTTGCCTTGGGAAGGGCACTAGTGACCACTCGGGACGTGGACTGGGATCTTCTGAGAAAACAAGGGGCAGTTCCCTGGAATCCTTTTCTTGATGAGGTATACGTGGCATGTCTCCTAGGCCTCCGGTGTGGCTGTCTCTGATGGTGTCATCAAGGTGTTCAACGACATGAAGGTGCGTAAGTCTTCAACGCCAGAGGAAGTGAAGAAGCGCAAGAAGGCGGTGCTCTTCTGCCTGAGTGAGGACAAGAAGAACATCATCCTGGAGGAGGGCAAGGAGATTCTGGTGGGCGATGTGGGCCAGACTGTCGACGACCCCTACGCCACCTTTGTCAAGATGCTGCCAGATAAGGACTGCCGCTATGCCCTCTATGATGCAACCTATGAGACCAAGGAGAGCAAGAAAGAGGACCTGGTGTTTATCTTCTGGTGAGCTCATTCTGGCACTTCTTCCTGTCACCTGCCCCCTTTCTCATGATGGGAACTTCTGTGGCTCCTGGTCAACCCAGATGTGTGGGTTTGGAGTGGGAGGGGGCTGTAACAAAAGACTCCTCACTGCCAGCCCCAAGGGTTTCTCAAAGTCACCTATGGCTTTGCTGTTGCTGCGAGTTGCCTGACGCGTGTTTCTGTCCAGGGCCCCCGAGTCTGCGCCCCTTAAGAGCAAAATGATCTATGCCAGCTCCAAGGACGCCATCAAGAAGAAGCTGACAGGTAAGGGCTGGCATTGGTGCTGAGTGCCCTTCTGCCCTGGCCTTGGCTGCAGGTCGGGTGAATGGCACGCAGAGGGGGTCCGCCCCCTTGTCTTCGCTGCCTGCTTGTTCCTTCCATCTGCTTTGATTGGCTCCTTCCCAGCCACAGAAACTACCCCCACCCCAGTGCTTCCTGCTCACAGATGCTCCCCTTTCTTCTTTACAGGGATCAAGCATGAATTGCAAGCAAACTGCTACGAGGAGGTCAAGGACCGCTGCACCCTGGCAGAGAAGCTGGGGGGCAGTGCCGTCATCTCCCTGGAGGGCAAGCCTTTGTGAGCCCCTTCTGGCCCCCTGCCTGGAGCATCTGGCAGCCCCACACCTGCCCTCGGGGGTTGCAGGCTGCCCCCCTTCCTGCCAGACCGGAGGGGCTGGGGTGATCCCAGCAGGGGGAGGGCAATCCCTTCACCCTAGTTGCCAAACAGACTCCCCACCCCCTggattttccttcttcctccatcCCTGACGGTTCTGGCCTTCCCAAACTGCTTTCGATCTTTTGATTCCTCTTGGGTTGAAGCAGACCAAGTTCCCCCCAGGCACCCCAGTTGTGGGGgagcctgtattttttttaacaacatcCCCGTTCCCCACCTGGTCCTCCCCCTTCCCATGCTGCCAACTTCTAACCGCAATAGTGACTCTGTGCTTGTCTGTTTAGTTCTGTGTAtaaatggaatgttgtggagatGACCCCTCCCTGTGCCGGCTGGttcctctcccttttcccctgGTCACTGCTACTCATGGACGCAGGAGCAGTAAGGGACcttcgattaaaaaaaaaaagacaataataaaaagGCTCATTAATGGGATGTGTGTTTCAAGGTTGGGGCCCAGGAGACTTCGGGATTGGGGGTGCACTGGGATAATGGTGCTGTCTCTCTCCTCTGTACCCCATACCCAACCAGCCCCTGCACACCCTTATCTGGCTCCAATGACTGGCTGAGACGCCTTTCTGATGGTCACCATTATTCTTTTGGTGCTGTGATTGACACTGGACTGGCTGTTTAAGGAGTGGGTGCTGGCTACAGAGGTCTTCCAGCGGAAGTGATTTATGCCTGAACTGGGTGCTCTGTAGCCTTGCCTGGATGGACAGTGAGGTCCATCCGATACTCGGTTCTGTTCCTGCCTGGGTGTGGGCTGATAGGCAAGTCAGAGGTAGCTTAAAGGTTCTGTTTGGTCTGCTGTCTTCCCTGGATGGCTGACTCAAGTTTATGAGGGTCAGGTTCAGTGGCTGCTGTGAGTCAGGCCAGGTTGAGCCTTTGACCTCCTCTAGATGTGGCTGGAGTACATTCAGGGTGGGGCCAGCCAGGTGGAGCCCGGGACTTCAGACCCAGGTGTCTTGAGCACCGCCTCCCTGTGTTTAATGAAAAGGGTGTTGCCAGTACCCTGAGCCTTTTGCCAGTATTGTCAAGGGCTGTTTCCAGCCTGTACTTTGGGCTTTCACCTGCCCAGCAGGCAAAGACATCCAAGAAATCTGGCCCTAGGGTGAGGTGAGTTGGGAGTGGTAGAGGAAGAGGCCTCCTGGTGTTACAGTTGGCTCCATAACTCCCGGTAGCTTGTGAGCAGTTCTGGGAGGAAGGGCTAGATCCCTTTTCTGGTTAGGAAATAGGTGTGGAGAACTTGGGATTCATTTTTGTGCTAGGGTTTATGGGGGTGGGGGCAAACCTGGAAGACTTCTGGGGTTCCTAGGTCCCAGCTCCTGGGTGTTGCGTCTTCCCACAGGGAGCCTGCTGTCACTGGAGGGCTGAGGATGCTGCAGGGGTGCCCTCCTTGGTGTCTCCAGGATCTGATCATACTGCCTTGGCAGAAAGTGTGCCTGGTGGACCTTTGAGCTGTGGGAAGGGAAGTAAGGACAACAGGCCTCCTTGCTACAAAACCAGGGTTTTTATTTGCGAAGGAGAAAAGGCTGGGATCAAGTGAGCTATGATTCCTTCAGGGCTAGGGGTGAGGGTAGAGGCTGTTCCTCAGCTTCCTGGGGAGGGGTGTCGGGGTCTCTGGGGCTCTGCTGACTGTGGCCAGTTATGATGCCCATGCTGCCCTGTGTCTTGCAGGGCCTGGcacctgtggtggtggtggtagggggTTTGGGCTTTCCCTGAGAGGATGTGGGGCAGAGTGAGGGCGTGGCTAGTGGCGCTGTGCTAGGGAAGGAGACATCTTGCCGGAGAGAGGGGTTGGGATACCCTGGTCACTGGAGATCCCAGAGTAGGGTCTGGCTGAGCTCTGGCTGCTCTAAGGCTCCCCCTTTAGGGCAACAAGGGTGTTCCGGAGAATCAGGGTGCTGGCCTGCAGAGGAGAAACAGGTCCTTGAAGTCCCCTGCTCCCTGAGTCAGGCTGTCATTCTTTCTGTACCTTAGATGCTCCCTCGCTCCCCACACCCCTGCTCTCTGCAATAACAGCTGCTGTTAATTGGGCCTTCCTACCCAGAAGGCACGGGTCCTGAGCCAGGGAAGCATGGCCCCAAGCCTTAGCTGGGGCTcctctcatgcacacacacacgtatgcatgtgcacacacccaCGCACATACATGCGTGCACACCCTCACATGCACGCACACCCTGGtgcctgggggagggagggaagtgggaGGTGGGAGGCCTCACAAGGGTCCAGTGAGGTGGGAGGGCACACCTTGGCGTGTTTGAGCTCCAGCTCTGCCAGCTCAATGAGATTCTTTCGAAAAGAGGAGACCCGGCGGGACTTGAAGTCCGTGAGctctggagaggaggggaagaggcaTGGGGATCCGGGCAGGGCAGGGCATGTGGCCCCAGGCCGGGGCTGGGGGCTGCGGGCTCACCTTGCTTGGCGGAGTCGGAGAGGCGCTCGAAGCGTTGGCAGCACAGCTGCTGGTGGCTCTCGGCGGGCCGCACCTCCCGGTTCCTGGTGCGCGCCTTGTCCAGTGCCTTGTTGGCATTCTCGTAGTCGGCCAGTGCCCGCAGCCGCCGGTACAGCAGGTCCTAGAACCATGGGCACAGGGTCACTGCTGCCCTGTCCTGGCCTCCAGGCCTGAGCGCTGCGCTGGGGCTGCCTCTCACCTTGGCTGCCTGTGAGTCACGCATGTAATACCTCAGCATGTCCGACAGCTTCAGGTCCTCATCGGAAGCCACCCGGCCCTCCAGCTTCTGCATCAGAAAGGTAGGCACTGGGAAGGGAGCTTGTCAGAGGGGCAGCTAAGGGGTGGGAGGCACCTCTTCATCTAAATATCCAGCAAAGAAGCCTTAGGTAACTGTTCCAGGTCAGGTCTGGTGTTGAGGGCTGCAGGCcagggaaggcttcacagaggaagtgGGATCTAGTCTGGATCTCGGGGACTGAGTAAGAGCCAGACAGAGGGCGCCGAGGGCTTGGCAGCTGTGCAAGCCCAGCTATGTGTTCAGAGAAGCTTTAGTTCAGGGAGGGCACTTGGGCAAAGCAGGGAAGGGAGGCAGTGGCTGGAGCACAAGAGGCTGAAAGTGGAAGCTCAGGACTTTAGGAGCTTCCAGAAGGGGCAGGGTCTCTGAAGGGCCTTGAGCAGGGAAGAGATGCGGTCCAACAGACATTTTAGGAAGACGGCA
Coding sequences within:
- the MUS81 gene encoding crossover junction endonuclease MUS81 isoform X1, producing the protein MRITISSKGPAAPPALPLCPHPRHPFLGVPPTNTFAPVCLVAFASPGLFKTSLHLQPPSSLRLKLTILRDLRAAKFRCSNPDSRTGGVPVPRAWSAGGPALGLMAAPVRLGRKRPLPACPNPLFVRWLTEWRDEATRSGRRTRFVFQKALRSLRRYPLPLRSGKEAKVLQHFGDGLCRMLDERLQRHRTSGGDHAPDSPSGENSPAPQGRPAEVQDSSMPVPAQPKAGGSGSYWPARHSGARVILLVLYREHVNPNGHHFLTKEELLQRCAQKAPRVAPGSARPWPALRSLLHRNLVLRTHQPARYSLTPEGLELAQKLAESEGLSLLNVGIGPKEPPGEETAVPGAASAELASEAGVQQPPLELRPGEYRVLLCVDIGETRGGGHRPELLRELQRLHVTHTVRKLHVGDFVWVAQETNPRDPASPGELVLDHIVERKRLDDLCSSIIDGRFREQKFRLKRCGLERRVYLVEEHGSVQNLSLPESTLLQAVTNTQVIDGFFVKRTADIKESAAYLALLTRGLQRLYQGHTLRSRPWGTPGNPESGAMPSPNPLCSLLTFSDFNAGAIKNKAQSVREVFARQLMQVRGVSGEKAAALVDRYSTPASLLAAYDACATPKEQETLLSTIKCGRLQRLLPSEISCWGSSHPLQLLPSHPG
- the MUS81 gene encoding crossover junction endonuclease MUS81 isoform X2, whose translation is MRITISSKGPAAPPALPLCPHPRHPFLGVPPTNTFAPVCLVAFASPGLFKTSLHLQPPSSLRLKLTILRDLRAAKFRCSNPDSRTGGVPVPRAWSAGGPALGLMAAPVRLGRKRPLPACPNPLFVRWLTEWRDEATRSGRRTRFVFQKALRSLRRYPLPLRSGKEAKVLQHFGDGLCRMLDERLQRHRTSGGDHAPDSPSGENSPAPQGRPAEVQDSSMPVPAQPKAGGSGSYWPARHSGARVILLVLYREHVNPNGHHFLTKEELLQRCAQKAPRVAPGSARPWPALRSLLHRNLVLRTHQPARYSLTPEGLELAQKLAESEGLSLLNVGIGPKEPPGEETAVPGAASAELASEAGVQQPPLELRPGEYRVLLCVDIGETRGGGHRPELLRELQRLHVTHTVRKLHVGDFVWVAQETNPRDPASPGELVLDHIVERKRLDDLCSSIIDGRFREQKFRLKRCGLERRVYLVEEHGSVQNLSLPESTLLQAVTNTQVIDGFFVKRTADIKESAAYLALLTRGLQRLYQGHTLRSRPWGTPGNPESGAMPSPNPLCSLLTFSDFNAGAIKNKAQSVREVFARQLMQVRGVSGEKAAALVDRYSTPASLLAAYDACATPKEQETLLSTIKCGRLQRNLGPALSRTLSQLYCSYSPLT
- the MUS81 gene encoding crossover junction endonuclease MUS81 isoform X3, translating into MRITISSKGPAAPPALPLCPHPRHPFLGVPPTNTFAPVCLVAFASPGLFKTSLHLQPPSSLRLKLTILRDLRAAKFRCSNPDSRTGGVPVPRAWSAGGPALGLMAAPVRLGRKRPLPACPNPLFVRWLTEWRDEATRSGRRTRFVFQKALRSLRRYPLPLRSGKEAKVLQHFGDGLCRMLDERLQRHRTSGGDHAPDSPSGENSPAPQGRPAEVQDSSMPVPAQPKAGGSGSYWPARHSGARVILLVLYREHVNPNGHHFLTKEELLQRCAQKAPRVAPGSARPWPALRSLLHRNLVLRTHQPARYSLTPEGLELAQKLAESEGLSLLNVGIGPKEPPGEETAVPGAASAELASEAGVQQPPLELRPGEYRVLLCVDIGETRGGGHRPELLRELQRLHVTHTVRKLHVGDFVWVAQETNPRDPASPGELVLDHIVERKRLDDLCSSIIDGRFREQKFRLKRCGLERRVYLVEEHGSVQNLSLPESTLLQAVTNTQVIDGFFVKRTADIKESAAYLALLTRGLQRLYQ